A window of the Pirellulales bacterium genome harbors these coding sequences:
- a CDS encoding LptF/LptG family permease, with the protein MLTTIDRYMLRQFIQVLVICLMSLIGLYIVIDAFGHLDHFFDYADKHGNLLAIIAQYYSYRSLAFFDRTSGVLTLIAVMFTITWIQRHNEMTALLAAGISRVRVLRPVLLAGVGVSLLAAANRELVMPNIREHLATDSRNIGGEQAAMMQSRFDSETDILLGGELIVPASQKIVNVNFVLPRSLAQFGRQLSAKEAVYLPAKGDLPSGYLMHAVTTPKAMLKSPALLLNNKPVIYTPVGSDWLLPDQVFVVSGVSFEFLAAGATWRDFASTKEMIEQLRSPSTDLGADVRVAIHSRFVQPFLDTTLLFLGLPFVVTRTNRNPFISIGMSLGVVSIFMIAALGSQQLGLKGLVGPTLAAWLPLMIFAPIATAMSDTLRQ; encoded by the coding sequence ATGCTCACGACCATCGACCGATACATGCTGCGGCAGTTCATTCAGGTGCTTGTCATCTGTTTGATGAGCCTCATTGGCCTGTACATTGTGATCGATGCCTTTGGCCATCTTGATCACTTCTTCGATTATGCCGACAAGCACGGCAATTTGCTGGCCATTATCGCCCAGTACTACTCCTATCGTTCACTTGCCTTTTTCGATCGCACCAGCGGCGTGCTCACGCTGATTGCCGTGATGTTCACGATTACCTGGATTCAGCGCCACAATGAAATGACCGCCTTACTGGCAGCCGGCATTTCGCGCGTCCGTGTTCTGCGACCGGTGCTGCTCGCCGGAGTGGGCGTTAGCTTGCTCGCTGCGGCAAATCGGGAATTGGTGATGCCGAACATTCGTGAACACCTGGCGACCGACAGCAGGAACATCGGCGGCGAGCAGGCCGCCATGATGCAATCTCGGTTCGATAGCGAGACCGATATCTTACTCGGCGGCGAATTGATCGTTCCGGCATCGCAGAAGATCGTGAATGTCAATTTTGTGTTGCCGCGGTCGCTGGCCCAATTCGGCCGACAACTTTCTGCCAAAGAGGCGGTCTACTTGCCTGCCAAGGGTGATCTGCCGAGCGGGTATTTAATGCATGCGGTGACCACTCCAAAAGCGATGCTGAAAAGTCCCGCTTTGTTACTGAACAATAAACCGGTTATTTACACGCCGGTTGGCAGCGATTGGCTGCTGCCCGATCAGGTTTTCGTCGTCAGTGGCGTTTCGTTCGAGTTCCTGGCCGCCGGCGCCACGTGGCGCGATTTCGCATCGACGAAGGAGATGATTGAACAGCTTCGCAGCCCGAGTACCGACCTCGGCGCCGATGTCCGCGTCGCCATTCACAGCCGCTTCGTGCAACCCTTTCTCGATACGACGCTTCTCTTCCTGGGCCTGCCGTTTGTGGTGACGCGTACGAACCGGAATCCGTTCATCTCGATTGGCATGTCGCTGGGCGTTGTATCGATTTTCATGATCGCCGCGCTTGGCAGCCAGCAGTTGGGCCTCAAAGGCCTCGTCGGGCCGACGCTCGCCGCCTGGTTGCCACTAATGATTTTCGCGCCCATCGCCACCGCCATGAGCGACACGCTACGGCAATAA